A genomic segment from Amyelois transitella isolate CPQ chromosome 15, ilAmyTran1.1, whole genome shotgun sequence encodes:
- the LOC106139751 gene encoding myb-like protein P, whose product MKAVMQAIRLLVVIQIIRNVRCQDGFSDRDLLRLQQMASNDGQVETITSYSTNIIQRDPNSQSISSVSVQYHMTDPENNEEYNRADRTRTRKVYRIKNPFEHQNHQDDHHETNTAETQDSGTAASNQYAAMQYSLPPEEFLQQMRAENQYYQQQQVSTQAPHLSYTATPQPQYQYSTISPNYDDNNHQSNQIPQLEPKMSVGQNYLTNTNSYQYGGGNSYNFDSIQSTPASVTPLISTPLPNNQYVGTQSNSYVSSSSPIYISSPPNLQSYVSSPLSNIQDVSPDYSNRVSSTIGSNSLNYENEFQKKMMIDHYDNSAHGVRYPVNMQQYQNDYPSSTPVPSSSPYSDQSHDSWRNQQNGINSVSKSLQELSLTQYQNYPYNNNQQDLRSDANDNSNSDNHRMGNVPAANNLYLNYAQPEYQSDNLKGRIKSFEENGQNNNYYSHGDYGWKLQNKKALVSTENYPQGSFGRYQYSNQPSALQSSPGMAVSQMNFHMDTGRPQNYDQVSKSSADTIDTQDFARAAAKAQERQQQQQQQQQQQQLYGNNYPTNYNIPNPTPGPNYGINDKQRNRFNENTNSNNYPYNGNLQTDLITASPYYYTNSKDSSYDQKSKLPFDHDKALKNIVPIDVSNVVGNSESQVRGLGGQDNNNRFNVQNSGKNQLEENLKQYYRSVTDAYYKDKNSIYGFNIKTKPEDILNSESKQLDSNLPFYAKQQQIQDSLYNLQDKRYFEGSSASPTFVSSPNSPYQDNFQSSANIQQQGLQRPQNTMPSDIANILKLNDVPYRFSSSLSEGDTLRFNNNFDTAVIPTPLPTRINQNVGSHQIDVSILNKLLNKQTPLNLNRPDIDPQASGLISNINGFKVANPFNVDLKLVADMLKGKPAIDDSHLLPLGNQFSKTIPLKLDLSQLQQLLLKNDNTGSYASINDGLSAFANPYLDFYNPGRPYQGVKYSRSQEEEESESIIPIADASNNHPIGAVIEQLDDISNEREASTGSDVTAQDDEGLPNKFEKRPKHAIISGHRIADRHRHPNSLQGQRSYQRKYPKLHSDEPYPLLKPPPPQTKSRESRNNFEKKNTKRRRYKPKLVRVMKTEPLYEAGTNTEEEDEASVPTLLRPPPPIADAKMDRLDDEENT is encoded by the exons ATGAAGGCCGTAATGCAAGCG ATACGGTTACTAGTAGTCATACAAATCATCAGAAATGTCCGTTGTCAAGATGGATTCAGCGATCGAGACTTACTGCGTCTCCAACAGATGGCTTCCAACGATGGCCAGGTTGAAACCATCACTAGTTACAGTACCAACATCATTCAGAGGGATCCGAATAGTCAGTCGATTAGTTCGGTGAGTGTACAATACCATATGACAGATCCTGAGAACAATGAAGAATACAACAGAGCAGATCGAACAAGAACAAGAAAAGTGTACCGAATTAAAAATCCCTTTGAACATCAAAATCATCAGGATGATCATCACGAGACCAACACTGCTGAAACACAAGACAGCGGCACCGCAGCTAGTAACCAGTATGCAGCTATGCAATACTCCCTGCCACCCGAAGAGTTCCTGCAGCAAATGAGAGCGGAGAATCAATACTATCAGCAACAACAAGTATCTACTCAAGCCCCTCATCTTAGCTACACAGCCACCCCACAACCCCAATACCAATATTCCACAATATCCCCAAATTATGACGACAACAACCATCAGTCAAACCAAATACCCCAACTTGAACCGAAAATGTCTGTtggtcaaaattatttaactaataCAAACTCGTATCAATACGGTGGTGGTAattcttataattttgatagtaTTCAAAGTACACCAGCGTCTGTAACGCCACTTATATCAACGCCTCTTCCAAATAATCAATATGTGGGTACACAGTCAAACTCTTACGTTTCTAGTTCTTCGCCGATTTATATATCTAGTCCACCTAATTTGCAATCGTATGTTTCATCTCCATTATCAAATATTCAAGATGTATCTCCAGATTACAGCAATAGAGTGAGCTCAACTATAGGAAGCAACTCCCTTAATTACGAAAATGAGTTCCAAAAAAAGATGATGATAGATCATTATGATAATTCCGCTCATGGAGTAAGATACCCGGTAAACATGCAACAATACCAAAATGATTATCCATCCTCTACTCCGGTTCCTTCTTCGTCTCCTTATTCAGATCAAAGTCATGATTCGTGGCGAAATCAACAAAATGGAATTAACAGTGTATCGAAATCTCTTCAAGAATTATCACTTACTCAGTATCAAAATTatccatataataataatcaacaAGATTTGAGATCAGATGCTAATGATAACTCGAATAGTGACAACCACCGGATGGGAAATGTACCAGCTGCTAACAatttatatctaaattatGCTCAACCAGAATATCAATCGGATAACTTGAAGGGGCGAATAAAAAGCTTTGAAGAAAATGgtcaaaataataactattacTCACATGGTGATTATGGATGGaaacttcaaaataaaaaggctTTAGTAAGTACAGAAAATTATCCGCAAGGAAGCTTTGGAAGATATCAATACTCTAATCAGCCTTCAGCTTTACAAAGTTCACCAGGTATGGCGGTAAGTCAGATGAATTTCCATATGGATACCGGCAGGCCGCAGAACTATGACCAAGTATCAAAGTCAAGCGCCGATACCATAGATACCCAAGATTTTGCTAGAGCAGCAGCAAAAGCACAAGAAAGAcagcaacaacaacaacagcaACAACAACAGCAACAACTATACGGGAATAACTATCCGACAAACTACAATATACCGAATCCAACACCTGGACCTAATTATGGCATCAATGACAAGCAAAGAAATAGATTCAATGAAAACACAAATTCTAATAACTATCCATACAATGGCAATTTGCAAACAGATTTAATAACAGCTTCaccttattattatacaaactCAAAAGATAGCAGTTATGATCAGAAATCCAAATTACCATTTGACCATGACAAAGCTTTGAAAAACATTGTTCCCATAGATGTTTCAAATGTAGTTGGAAACTCAGAATCACAAGTAAGAGGGTTAGGAGGCcaagataataataacagATTTAATGTACAAAACTCAGGCAAAAATCAACTTGAAGAAAATTTGAAGCAATATTACAGATCGGTCACAGATGCTtactataaagataaaaactcTATTTATGGattcaatataaaaacaaagccAGAAGACATATTAAACAGCGAAAGCAAGCAACTTGACTCAAATTTACCATTTTATGCAAAGCAGCAACAAATTCAAGATTCTCTGTATAATCTACAAGACAAACGTTACTTTGAAGGTTCGAGTGCATCTCCAACTTTTGTTTCATCACCAAATAGTCCATATCAAGATAATTTCCAATCATCAGCAAACATTCAGCAACAAGGTTTACAGCGACCACAAAACACCATGCCTAGTGATATCGCGAATATATTGAAACTTAATGACGTACCATATCGTTTTTCCTCCAGTTTATCAGAAGGAGATACGTTGCggtttaataacaattttgatACAGCAGTGATACCTACTCCTTTGCCAACTAGAATTAACCAGAATGTTGGAAGCCACCAAATTGATGTCTCGATTCTTAACAAACTGTTGAATAAACAAACTCCACTTAATCTTAACAGGCCCGATATTGACCCTCAGGCCAGTGGATTAATATCGAATATAAACGGATTTAAAGTTGCTAACCCCTTCAATGTAGATCTCAAATTAGTTGCAGATATGTTAAAAGGAAAACCAGCAATTGATGATAGTCATTTATTACCTTTGGGTAACCAATTCAGTAAGACCATCCCTTTGAAACTAGATTTATCGCAATTGCAACAATTACTTTTGAAAAATGATAATACTGGTAGTTATGCATCAATAAACGATGGTTTAAGTGCCTTTGCTAATccatatttggatttttataATCCTGGGCGACCTTACCAAGGTGTAAAGTATTCTCGTAgtcaagaagaagaagaaagtgaGAGTATTATACCAATAGCAGATGCTTCCAACAACCATCCTATTGGTGCAGTTATAGAACAACTGGATGACATATCAAATGAACGCGAAGCAAGTACTGGATCAGATGTCACAGCTCAAGACGATGAAGGCTTGCCGAATAAATTCGAAAAACGCCCTAAGCATGCCATTATTTCAGGACACAGGATAGCTGATAGACACCGACATCCAAACTCTTTGCAAGGTCAGCGTTCATATCAAAGAAAATATCCAAAGTTACATTCAGATGAACCCTATCCTTTGTTAAAACCGCCTCCGCCTCAGACAAAAAGTCGGGAATCTCGtaataactttgaaaagaaaaacactAAGCGACGTCGTTATAAGCCGAAGCTAGTTCGAGTTATGAAAACTGAACCTTTATATGAAGCTGGTACCAATACTGAAGAAGAAGACGAAGCTTCCGTTCCGACGTTACTACGGCCACCGCCGCCTATCGCTGATGCTAAAATGGATAGACTTGATGATGAGGAAAATACGTAA